CGTTGCACTTGCTTACGCAAAAGGCATTGGTTCTGCACGTGCGGGTGTTCTAGAGACGACGTTCAAAGAAGAAACAGAAACAGATCTATTCGGAGAGCAAGCAGTACTTTGCGGTGGCACAACTGCACTTGTAAAAGCAGGTTATGAAACGCTTGTAGAAGCTGGTTACCAGCCTGAACTCGCATACTTTGAAACTCTACACGAGTTGAAATTAATTGTTGACCTTATGTACGAAGGCGGATTATCCGGAATGCGCTACTCCATTTCAGATACAGCACAGTGGGGCGATTATGTAGCGGGAGATCGCATTATCGATGCGGGTACGAAAGATAGAATGAAAGAATTACTTGCGGAAATTCAATCAGGTGAATTCGCAAAAGGTTGGATTAAAGAAAACGCAGAAGGACGTCCTAACTTCAACGCAATTACAGAAAAAGAAGAGCAGCACAGCATCGAACAAGTCGGTGAAAAACTACGTGATATGATGCCGTTTGTGAACGCATCGAAAAAACAAGAAGAGAAAGAAGTGGTGGCTAGTGCGAAAAATTGACATATTCGATACGACGCTACGTGACGGTGAACAGGCTGCAGGAATTAACTTAAATACAGCTGAAAAGTTAGAAATCGCACGTCAACTAGAAAGATTCGGGGCAACAATTATCGAAGCAGGATTTCCTGCTTCGTCCCCCGGAGATTTCGAAGCTGTTCAACGTATTGCAAATACAGTGAAAAACTCAACAGTAACAGGGCTTGCACGTACTGTGACAAAAGATATCGATACATCCTGGGAAGCGCTAAAAGGCGCTGAACAGCCACATATTCATATATTCTTAGCGACATCGCCGATTCATATGAATTATAAACTTAAAAAATCTCCAGAAGAAGTGGTCGAACTTGCAGTTGATGCTGTTAAATATGCGCGTAAGAAATTCCCATTGGTACAATGGTCGGCTGAAGATGCATTTCGTTCTGATCCCGACTTCCTCGTTCACATCGTCAATAAAGTCATTGCTGCAGGTGCTACGACAATCAATATCCCGGACACAGTTGGTTACGCAACACCGGTTGAATACGGTGCATTGTTTAAATACTTAAAAGAAAATGTAACAGGTATAGATAAAGTGAAACTATCAGCTCATTGTCATAACGACTTAGGAATGGCGACTGCGAATACAATCGCTGCAATTGAAAATGGCGCGGACCAAATTGAAGGAACGATTAACGGCATAGGTGAAAGAGCTGGAAACGTTGCGCTAGAGGAAATTGCTGTTGCGCTTCATATTCGAAAAGACATTTACGGTTTTGACACGGATGTTAATTTACAAGAAATTAAACGAACGAGCCAGCTCGTCAGTCAGTTAACAGGCGTCGTTATTCAGCCAAATAAAGCGATTGTTGGAAAAAATGCTTTTGCGCATGAATCTGGTATTCACCAAGACGGCATGTTGAAAAATCCTGAAACATACGAAATCATTACACCAGAATTAATTGGAGAGAAAGCTGTTCCACTCGCACTAGGGAAGCACTCGGGCCGCCATGCGTTTAAAGATCGTGCGATATCCATGGGCTTTGATTTGAGCGAAGAGAAACTAAACGAAGCTTTCGTAGCGTTTAAAGAGCTTGCAGACCGGAAGAAAGAAATTACAGAAGATGATTTATTTGTTCTCTTTACTGATCAACAAATCGATAGCGGAGATACACCTATTTACGAGTTAACGAATGTGCAAGTCCAATACGGAACGGCGAATATTCCAACTGCCACAGTTTCCGCAATTGCACCGAATGGAGAGACGATTAGTAAAGCGGCAACAGGCTCCGGTTCAGTAGAGGCGATCTTCAATACGTTAGAAGAACTTGTCCAAGGGAAGGTTCATATTCTTGATTATCGTGTGACTTCGATTGGAAAAGGGCGCGATGCACTTGGAGAAGCACTGGTAAACTTAAGTTATAACGGCCAAGTTTCAACGGGTCGAGACGTCGCACAAGATGTACTTGAAGCATCAGCGAAAGCCTATTTAAATGCAATTAACCGTCAATTAATTAAAGCAGATGTACGTGTCAAAGAAGCATCTGTCACATCGTAAATGAATAAGTGATCACCCTCATAAGGGGTTTAATAATCAGAATCTTGTAATGATGCCCAACTATTTGTGATATATTGCATATAGGATAAAGTGAAACGCAACAAAACTAAGGAGGAGTGCTTATTATGAGAAAAAGAATAGCAGTATTACCAGGCGATGGGATTGGACCGGAAGTAACGGAAGCAGCGGTAAAGGTGCTTCAAGTCATTGGAAGAAGATTTAAACATACATTTGATGTGGAATATGGTTCTATTGGCGGCGAGGCGATTGATAAATATAAAACGCCACTACCGGATGAAACAATTGAGCTTTGCCAACAGAGTGATGCTATTCTTCTCGGGGCAGTCGGTGGACCGAAATGGGATAAGAATCCAGCAGAATTAAGGCCTGAGAAAGGCTTGCTTGCAATTCGTAAACACTTCGACTTATTTGCGAATTTAAGACCTGTCATTGCGGTACCATCTTTGCTGAAAGCATCTCCTCTAAAAGAAGAAGTTGTGAAAGATGTAGATTTAATGATTGTTCGTGAGTTAACAGGTGGACTTTATTTCGGAGAACCGAGTAAACGAACAGAAAAAGCTGCCTTCGATACATTAGTTTATACTAAAAAAGAAATTGAACGTATTGTTGAAAAAGCTTTTGAACTAGCGCGTTTACGTAAAGGAAAAGTGACTTCAGTCGACAAGGAAAACGTTCTTCAGTCTAGTAAACTTTGGCGAGAAGTCGTTGAAGAGAAGAAAAAAGGATACCCAGATGTGGAAGTTGAACATATGTTAGTCGACTCAGCAGCGATGCAACTTGTCACAAATCCGTGTGCATTCGATGTGGTCGTTACGGAAAATATGTTTGGTGATATTTTAAGTGATGAAGCATCAGTCATTACTGGATCACTCGGCGTTCTGCCATCAGCGAGCATTCGAGCGGACGGATTTGGCATGTATGAACCGATTCACGGAACGGCTCCAGACATTGCTGGGCAAGGGAAAGCGAATCCAGCTGCAACGATTTTATCAGTTGCGATGATGTTAAAATATTCATTTGGCTTAGAGGAAGAGTGTGCTGCAATAGAAGAAGCAGTTAATGCTGTTTTTGAAGATGGATTTTATACAGCAGACTTAGCATCTCCGGCTGACCGTGTCCTTTCTACAAACGAGTGGACAGACAAAGTAGTAGATGAACTGGACCTTCAATCGGTTTGTAATGACATTATGCATGCGTATATCTAAATAAAAGGAGAAGGGTTTAATGCCGAAAACAATTATTGAAAAAATCTGGAATAAACATATTGTACACGAAGAACAGGGAAAGCCTGACTTACTCTATATTGACCTTCACCTTTTGCATGAAGTAACGTCGCCACAAGCATTTGAAGGATTACGACTGGCTAACCGTAAAGTGCGTCGCCCAGATTTATGTTTTGCAACAATGGATCATAATGTTCCGACACGAAATTTACCATTCATTTCAGATCCTATTGCGAAGAAACAAGTGACAACTTTGCAAAAGAACTGTGATGAGTTTGGAATTCCACTTGCCAATATGGAGCATCCTGACCAAGGAATTGTTCATATTATTGGACCTGAACTTGGACTTACACAGCCAGGTAAAACGATTGTATGTGGAGACAGTCACACTTCAACGCACGGTGCATTTGGTGCAATTGCATTCGGGATTGGTACGAGTGAAGTAGAACACGTGCTTTCTACACAAACATTATGGCAAGCTCGTCCTAAAACAATGGAAGTTCGCATAAATGGAGAACTC
This window of the Sporosarcina pasteurii genome carries:
- a CDS encoding 2-isopropylmalate synthase; this encodes MRKIDIFDTTLRDGEQAAGINLNTAEKLEIARQLERFGATIIEAGFPASSPGDFEAVQRIANTVKNSTVTGLARTVTKDIDTSWEALKGAEQPHIHIFLATSPIHMNYKLKKSPEEVVELAVDAVKYARKKFPLVQWSAEDAFRSDPDFLVHIVNKVIAAGATTINIPDTVGYATPVEYGALFKYLKENVTGIDKVKLSAHCHNDLGMATANTIAAIENGADQIEGTINGIGERAGNVALEEIAVALHIRKDIYGFDTDVNLQEIKRTSQLVSQLTGVVIQPNKAIVGKNAFAHESGIHQDGMLKNPETYEIITPELIGEKAVPLALGKHSGRHAFKDRAISMGFDLSEEKLNEAFVAFKELADRKKEITEDDLFVLFTDQQIDSGDTPIYELTNVQVQYGTANIPTATVSAIAPNGETISKAATGSGSVEAIFNTLEELVQGKVHILDYRVTSIGKGRDALGEALVNLSYNGQVSTGRDVAQDVLEASAKAYLNAINRQLIKADVRVKEASVTS
- the leuB gene encoding 3-isopropylmalate dehydrogenase; this encodes MRKRIAVLPGDGIGPEVTEAAVKVLQVIGRRFKHTFDVEYGSIGGEAIDKYKTPLPDETIELCQQSDAILLGAVGGPKWDKNPAELRPEKGLLAIRKHFDLFANLRPVIAVPSLLKASPLKEEVVKDVDLMIVRELTGGLYFGEPSKRTEKAAFDTLVYTKKEIERIVEKAFELARLRKGKVTSVDKENVLQSSKLWREVVEEKKKGYPDVEVEHMLVDSAAMQLVTNPCAFDVVVTENMFGDILSDEASVITGSLGVLPSASIRADGFGMYEPIHGTAPDIAGQGKANPAATILSVAMMLKYSFGLEEECAAIEEAVNAVFEDGFYTADLASPADRVLSTNEWTDKVVDELDLQSVCNDIMHAYI
- the ilvC gene encoding ketol-acid reductoisomerase, which produces MAKMYYNDNINEGVLQDKKVAIIGYGSQGHAHAQNLKDSGFDVVVGVRPGKSFDAAKEDGLQVATVKEAAEQADLVMVLLPDERQKKVYEEEIEPVLTEGKSLVFAHGFNVHFGEIKPPANVDVFLVAPKGPGHLVRRTYEAGAGVPALFAVYQDASGQAKDVALAYAKGIGSARAGVLETTFKEETETDLFGEQAVLCGGTTALVKAGYETLVEAGYQPELAYFETLHELKLIVDLMYEGGLSGMRYSISDTAQWGDYVAGDRIIDAGTKDRMKELLAEIQSGEFAKGWIKENAEGRPNFNAITEKEEQHSIEQVGEKLRDMMPFVNASKKQEEKEVVASAKN